From Rhinolophus sinicus isolate RSC01 linkage group LG15, ASM3656204v1, whole genome shotgun sequence, the proteins below share one genomic window:
- the GLOD4 gene encoding glyoxalase domain-containing protein 4: MATRRALHFVFKVGNRFQTARFYRDVLGMKILRHEEFEEGCKAACNGPYDGKWSKTMVGFGPEDDHFVAELTYNYGIGDYKLGNDFMGITLASKQAVSNARKLEWPLREVAEGVFETEAPGGYKFYLQNSSPPQSDPVLKVTLAVSDLQKSLNYWSNLLGMKIYEKDEEKQRALLGYADNQCKLELQGIQGAVDHAAAFGRIAFSCPKKELPDLEDLMKRQNQKILTPLVSLDTPGKATVQVVILADPDGHEICFVGDEAFRELSKMDPKGSKLLDDAMAADKSDEWFAKQNKLKASG; this comes from the exons ATGGCCACTCGCCGAGCTCTGCACTTCGTATTCAAAGTGGGAAACCGGTTCCAGACGGCACGTTTCTATCGTGATGTCCTCGGGATGAAG ATTCTGCGTCATGAAGAATTTGAAGAAGGCTGCAAAGCTGCCTGTAATGG gCCTTATGATGGGAAATGGAGTAAAACAATGGTGGGATTTGGACCCGAGGATGATCATTTTGTGGCAGAACTGACCTACAATTACGGCATCGGAGACTACAAGCTCGGCAATGACTTCATG GGCATCACACTTGCCTCGAAACAGGCTGTCAGCAATGCCAGGAAGCTGGAGTGGCCACTCCGTGAAGTTGCAGAAGGGGTTTTtgaaactgaggccccaggaggATATAAGTTCTATCTGCAGAACAGCAGTCCACCTCAGTCAG ATCCTGTATTAAAAGTAACTCTAGCAGTGTCTGATCTTCAGAAGTCCTTGAACTACTGGTCTAATCTACTGGGaatgaaaatttatgaaaaagatgaagagaagcAGAGGGCTTTGCTGGGCTATGCTGATAACCAG tgtaAACTGGAACTGCAGGGCATCCAGGGCGCAGTTGATCACGCAGCAGCTTTTGGAAGAATTGCCTTTTCTTGCCCCAAGAAAGAG TTGCCAGACTTAGAAGACTTGATGAAAAGGCAGAACCAGAAGATTCTGACTCCTCTGGTGAGCCTGGATACGCCAGGGAAAGCAACTGTACAAGTGGTCATTCTGGCTGACCCT GATGGACATGAAATTTGCTTTGTGGGGGATGAAGCATTTCGAGAACTTTCTAAGATGGATCCAAAGGGAAGCAAATTGTTGGATGAT gCAATGGCAGCAGATAAAAGTGATGAATGGtttgctaaacaaaataaactgaagGCTTCAGGTTAG
- the LOC109451321 gene encoding diazepam-binding inhibitor-like 5, with product MCQVEFEMACAAIKQLKGPVSDQEKLSVYSFYKQATQGDCNIPVPPATDVKAKAKWDAWNENKGMSKMDAMRNYIAKVEELKKNDAG from the coding sequence ATGTGCCAAGTGGAGTTTGAGATGGCCTGCGCCGCTATCAAGCAGTTGAAGGGACCTGTGAGTGATCAGGAGAAACTGTCGGTGTACAGCTTCTACAAACAGGCCACCCAGGGCGACTGCAACATCCCTGTCCCGCCTGCCACAGATGTGAAAGCCAAGGCCAAGTGGGATGCATGGAACGAGAACAAAGGGATGTCAAAGATGGACGCCATGAGGAACTATATTGCTAAAGTGGAAGAACTGAAGAAAAACGACGCTGGTTAA
- the MRM3 gene encoding LOW QUALITY PROTEIN: rRNA methyltransferase 3, mitochondrial (The sequence of the model RefSeq protein was modified relative to this genomic sequence to represent the inferred CDS: inserted 1 base in 1 codon), producing the protein MAALVKRVGWATRPLLPVVQTWDFDARRWVRALRRSPVKVLFPSGQVVDRKPGKQPGKAAAEASPHVQRPKQVPPSQTPSTWEESGLRYDKALPGDKRLSNVMTIVRSRPFREKQGKILLEGRRLIADALKAGAVPKVFFFSRLEYIKELPLDKLKGVSLIKVKFEDIKDWSDLVTPQGIMGIFAKPDHAKMAYPETQLHHSLPLLLICDNLRDPGNLGTILRSAAGAGCSKVLLTKGCVDAWEPKVLRAGMGAHFQVPVINNLDWEAVPNYLPPDTRVYVADNCGLYARAQTSNKASDYGWVCDRQLSKFHKYEEEEEEEDLETGASKGWLPELEVQSYDLDWTEAPAAVVIGGETHGVSLESLQLAESTGGKRLLIPVVPGVDSLNSAMAASILLFEGKRQLRLRAEHXSRDRSYH; encoded by the exons ATGGCGGCGCTGGTGAAGCGCGTGGGGTGGGCCACCCGACCCTTGCTGCCGGTGGTCCAGACTTGGGACTTCGATGCGCGGCGCTGGGTCCGAGCGCTGCGGCGCAGCCCCGTGAAAGTGCTGTTTCCCTCCGGACAGGTGGTGGATCGGAAGCCCGGGAAGCAGCCCGGGAAGGCGGCGGCTGAGGCCAGTCCCCATGTGCAGCGACCGAAGCAGGTGCCCCCATCCCAGACGCCCAGCACCTGGGAAGAGTCAGGGCTTCGCTACGATAAAGCTTTACCCGGGGACAAAAGGCTAAG CAATGTAATGACAATAGTTAGGTCCAGGCCATTTCGGGAAAAGCAAGGGAAGATCCTGCTGGAAGGTCGCAGGCTGATTGCAGATGCTCTGAAAGCTGGTGCTGTGCCCaaagttttcttctttagtcGTCTGGAATACATAAAGGAGCTGCCCCTTGATAAGCTGAAAGGTGTCAGCCTCATTAAGGTGAAATTTGAGGATATCAAGGATTGGTCCGACCTAGTAACACCACAAGGAATAATGG GGATTTTTGCCAAACCTGACCATGCTAAGATGGCATACCCAGAGACTCAGCTTCACCATTCACTGCCCTTATTGTTGATTTGTGACAATCTCCGTGACCCTGGGAACCTGGGGACGATTCTGAGATCTGCTGCTGGGGCGGGCTGCAGCAAAGTATTACTCACCAAAG GCTGTGTGGATGCCTGGGAGCCCAAAGTGCTGCGGGCAGGCATGGGGGCGCATTTCCAGGTGCCCGTCATCAACAATCTGGACTGGGAAGCCGTGCCCAACTACTTGCCCCCTGACACCCGGGTCTACGTGGCGGACAACTGTGGCCTTTATGCCCGGGCCCAGACGTCTAATAAAGCCAGTGATTATGGCTGGGTATGTGACCGACAGCTCTCCAAGTTTCACAAgtatgaggaagaggaggaggaggaggatctAGAAACCGGAGCCAGTAAAGGCTGGCTCCCTGAACTTGAGGTCCAGAGTTATGACTTGGACTGGACAGAGGCCCCAGCAGCTGTGGTCATAGGTGGGGAGACCCACGGCGTGAGCCTGGAGTCCCTGCAGTTGGCCGAGAGCACCGGGGGCAAGAGGCTTCTGATCCCTGTCGTGCCCGGTGTGGACAGCCTGAACTCGGCCATGGCCGCCAGCATCCTGCTGTTTGAAGGGAAAAGACAACTGCGCTTACGGGCGGAAC GGAGCAGAGACAGGAGTTACCACTGA